The nucleotide window GGCTTCCCGTGTATTTTCCGGTTTTTGAATCCCCGGTGAGCGTGAAGCCCTGCGATCGGGTGGAAGCGACCTGTAGCGCTCGACTCTGCGAGAACGGAGTGAACCCGGATTACATGCTGGAAGGGCGGGTATTGCGAAGCTCCGGAGGAGATGTCTCTTTCAGTTTCCGTTCCAACCATTTTGGAAAAGGATTTCGCGAATCATCCTTTTACTCCGCGCTTTTTTCCGAGGAGGGCGAGCCGGCAATCAACGCTGCACAAGATGATGCCGGCTTTTCCGCCGGGCTGCTTGAATTCGCGAGAGAGCGCCTGCCGGCATACATGGTTCCTTCGCAGCTCGTCGTGTTGAAGGACCTGCCTCTTATGTCGAACGGCAAGCTGGATCGCAAGGCGCTGCCGCAGCCCTCCGGCGACAACTTCAGCGCGGCCGATTTTGTTCCTCCGCGCACTCCCATGGAGGAACTGGTCGCCAAAGTCTGGAGCGAGGTATTGGGAACAAGAGCGGTGAGTTCCACCGCAAATTTCTTCCATCTCGGTGGCCACTCGCTGCTTGCTACCCGCGTTGTCGTCCGGTTGCGCGAGATTACGGGTACGGAGATCGAACTGCGCAGCCTGTTTTCCCATCCCCGGCTCCGCGATTTTGCCGGGATCATGGAAGAAGCACAGCAGCGCAGGCACAACGATCATATGCTGCGCCTGCTCGATCTGGTGGAACAAATGGACTCAGACGACGTGAAAGCGCTGCTCCGGCCTTCTCACTAAATATCTCCGGGCCGGCCTCCCAGTGCGGCTCTGCGCAGAATCAATCCTGAGGATCAAATGTCAGACATCATCAATGAACGGATTGCGGCGCTTTCTCCTGAAAAGCGCCGGGCGCTGGAAGCGCTTCTTTCGGCTGAGCAGCAAAAATCCGGGAGCATTCCCCGGGTGGAACGCGAGGGCGGCGTACCGCTCTCCTTTGCCCAGCAGCGGCTGTGGTTCATGGACCAGTTGGAGCATGGCGGCTTTGGATACAACATCTCTTCCGGCTGGCGTCTCACCGGTCCTCTTGACCTGACGGTATTGCAAGCCACCGTGGAAGAAATTGCGCGCAGGCACGAATCGCTGCGGACGCGTTTTGTTCGTAAAGACGGGCACGATCTGCAGGTAATCGAGCCCTTCCAGTCATTCGCCATGGAGATCACCGATCTCAGGCATGTGCCGGAAGAAGAACAGCGGGCACGGATACAGGAAGCAGCCGCCGCTGAGGCCCGCATCCGCTTCGATCTCACACAAGGACCGCTGTGGCGCGTCCGGGTGCTGACTCTGAGCGAGCAGCAGAATGTAATCCTGTTGACGATGCATCATATCGTGAGCGATGGCTGGTCGATGAGCATACTGGTCCGGGAGGTCGCGGCAATTTATGGCGCGTTTCTGAAAGGGAAACCGTCGCCTCTTCCGGAGTTATCCGTGCAATATGCGGACTATGCCGCCTGGCAGCGGGCAACGCTCCAGGAAGACATTATCGAGCGGCAACTTCAATACTGGTGCCACCAACTGGAGGGCTCTCCCGTCCTGGAATTGCCGTTTGACCATCCCCGGCCGCCGCAACTGAGCCGTCGCGGTGATTCTGTCCCCATCCACGTGCCGGGAGAGGTGGTTGCGGCCCTTTATGAGCTGTGTCGGCGTGAAAAGACCACCTTGTTCATGGTGCTGCTCGCGGCCTTTCAGATCATGCTCTCACGCTATAGCGGACAAGAAGACATTGTTGTGGGTACCGATGTCGCAAATCGAAACCGGGCCGAGTTGGAGCCGCTCATCGGATTCTTTGTCAACCAGTTGGTGATGCGTACTCATCTCGACAACGACCCCACAAGCCGGGAGCTGTTGCAGCAGGTTCGCGAAACCTGCCTGAGCGCTTACGCCAACCAGGATGTACCCTTCGAGCGGGTGGTGGAGAGATACAACCCGGAGCGCTACCTGAACCGTGAGCCTATCTTTCAGGTCAAGCTGCTGCTGCAAAATCAACCGGATTCTTTCAATCCATTTTCAGGTGTGCAACTGGAGCAACTTGGCTCGTCTGAGCACAGCGCGCGCTTCGATCTCGTCTTTACACTTCAGGAATCGGCCGGTCGTGTTTCCGGCACATGCATCTTTGCCACGGACCTCTTTGAGAGACAGACAGTGGCCAGGATGGTAAAGCACTGGTGCAGGCTTCTGGAAGAGCTTGTCCGGACGCCGGAAAAGCGCATCTCTGAGCTGCGGATGCTGGGCCAGGAGGAAATCGACGGTCTGCTGCGTCTGGGCAACGGGGCCGCACAGGCTGTTCCTGAGCATCTTGCCCATGAATTGTTTGATGCGCAGGCCCAAAAGACACCCAACGCGTGTGCCGTCAGCTGTGAAGGAAAGAGTCTGAGTTACTCTGAACTGCAACGGCGGGCGAACCAAATGGCGCATTATCTGCGCAGTCTCGGAGTGGGGCTTGAGACGCGTGTGGCGGTAATCGTGAGGCGCAGCGCCGCGGCCGTAGCCGGGATGCTTGCCATCTCGAAAGCAGGCGGAACGTATGTGCCTCTCGATCCGGAACATCCGCCGGAGCGCACAAAACTGATCCTTGAAGATTCGCGGGCAGAGTTCCTGTTGATGGAGCAGGAAGAGGAACTGCTGCAATCACCATACCTTCGGCATCGGGTGCTCCTCACCCGTGATGCCGGCGAAATCAGCAAAATGCCAGAAGAAGAACCGCAATCGGCCGGCTATGCTGAAAATGCCGCCTACCTTATATATACGTCGGGCTCCACAGGCCGCCCCAAAGGAACGGTGATCAGCCACCGTAGCCTGGTGAATCTGATTGAGTGGCATGCCAAAACTTACGGCACCGGCGGTCAGGACCGCGCGTCCCAGTATGCATCCCAGGGATTTGACGCTTCTATATGGGAAATCTGGCCAACATTGTCTTATGGAGCGAGCCTGCATATAGTCACTGGAGAAGATCGTCTTTCCGTACCACGATTGATGGATTGGATTTCAACGAATGGAATCACCATCGCATTCCTGCCCACGATGGTGGCAACCGCACTGATTTCTCATGAACCAGAGCATTTGCCATTAAAGACACTGCTGACCGGAGCTGATCGACTGCTGCCACTGGCCGTGAAGGATCCGGGGTTCAGCGTTGTGAATCACTATGGTCCCACCGAGGCCACGGTGGTGACAACATGGATCAAGGTCGCGCTGGACGGCAAAACCATCCCCATCGGGAGGCCGGTTCAGAATGCGCAAACCTATGTGCTTGACAGGTATTTGCATCTCTGTCCCCCGGGAGTGACGGGCGAACTCTTTATCGGCGGTGCCGGCCTAGCCCGTGGATATTGGGATCGCGCAGATCTTACCGCTGAACGGTTCCTTCCCAACCCGTTCGCCTGCGGAGAACGCATCTACCGTACCGGCGATCGGGTGAAGTGGCGCGCTGATGGAACATTGGAGTATATCGGCCGGACCGATCAGCAATTGAAGATTCGGGGCTGCCGGATAGAACCGGGAGAAATTGAAGCCGCATTGCGCGAGCATGAATTGGTACGCAAGGTGGTCATAGCTGCATGCGAAGATCGTGTGGGCCAGAACCATCTGGTGGCCTATGTGGTGCCGACGGGCGAGGCTGTGGACGCCCAGGAACTGCGCACTTATATCTCCGGAAAACTGCCTGATTATATGGTTCCATCGGTGTTTGTCGCGATGGAGGAGCTGCCGTTGAATGCCAACGGCAAGCTCGATCGCGTGATGTTGCCCTATCCGGAACAGCTCTCCGGCGCCTCTTCCGGCCATGTCGCCCCCCGCACCCCGGTGGAAGAAACCGTCGCAGCGATCCTCTGTGAGCTAATGCGCCTCGACAAGGTCAGCGTGGAAGCCAATTTTTTTGAGTTGGGCGGCCATTCCTTGCTGGCGACCCAGGTGATTTCACGAATACGAGAGACATTCCACGTGAATTTCCTGCTTCGCCAGATGTTTGAATCTCCCACCGTGGCGCAATTGGCGGCTCTGATCGAGGATGCGCTCATCGACGACATCGAACAGATCTCCGAAGAAGAAGCCGAAAAACTCGTCAAACTGAACGCAGCGGCGCGGGA belongs to Terriglobia bacterium and includes:
- a CDS encoding amino acid adenylation domain-containing protein, with translation MSDIINERIAALSPEKRRALEALLSAEQQKSGSIPRVEREGGVPLSFAQQRLWFMDQLEHGGFGYNISSGWRLTGPLDLTVLQATVEEIARRHESLRTRFVRKDGHDLQVIEPFQSFAMEITDLRHVPEEEQRARIQEAAAAEARIRFDLTQGPLWRVRVLTLSEQQNVILLTMHHIVSDGWSMSILVREVAAIYGAFLKGKPSPLPELSVQYADYAAWQRATLQEDIIERQLQYWCHQLEGSPVLELPFDHPRPPQLSRRGDSVPIHVPGEVVAALYELCRREKTTLFMVLLAAFQIMLSRYSGQEDIVVGTDVANRNRAELEPLIGFFVNQLVMRTHLDNDPTSRELLQQVRETCLSAYANQDVPFERVVERYNPERYLNREPIFQVKLLLQNQPDSFNPFSGVQLEQLGSSEHSARFDLVFTLQESAGRVSGTCIFATDLFERQTVARMVKHWCRLLEELVRTPEKRISELRMLGQEEIDGLLRLGNGAAQAVPEHLAHELFDAQAQKTPNACAVSCEGKSLSYSELQRRANQMAHYLRSLGVGLETRVAVIVRRSAAAVAGMLAISKAGGTYVPLDPEHPPERTKLILEDSRAEFLLMEQEEELLQSPYLRHRVLLTRDAGEISKMPEEEPQSAGYAENAAYLIYTSGSTGRPKGTVISHRSLVNLIEWHAKTYGTGGQDRASQYASQGFDASIWEIWPTLSYGASLHIVTGEDRLSVPRLMDWISTNGITIAFLPTMVATALISHEPEHLPLKTLLTGADRLLPLAVKDPGFSVVNHYGPTEATVVTTWIKVALDGKTIPIGRPVQNAQTYVLDRYLHLCPPGVTGELFIGGAGLARGYWDRADLTAERFLPNPFACGERIYRTGDRVKWRADGTLEYIGRTDQQLKIRGCRIEPGEIEAALREHELVRKVVIAACEDRVGQNHLVAYVVPTGEAVDAQELRTYISGKLPDYMVPSVFVAMEELPLNANGKLDRVMLPYPEQLSGASSGHVAPRTPVEETVAAILCELMRLDKVSVEANFFELGGHSLLATQVISRIRETFHVNFLLRQMFESPTVAQLAALIEDALIDDIEQISEEEAEKLVKLNAAARE